From a region of the Chloroflexota bacterium genome:
- the guaB gene encoding IMP dehydrogenase: protein MPIDWSAKFAFEGLTYDDVLLIPAYSDVLPSQIDVSTWLTREIRLNIPVVSSAMDTVTEDRMAIALAREGGLGIIHKNMAPAQQAELVRRVKRSESGMITDPITLRPEQTIGEAWELMSDYHISGVPITSAAGELVGILTNRDLRFETDPSRKISELMTSEELVTVPVGTTLEQAKQALHQHRIEKVLVVDEHGKLNGLITVKDIQKQIEHPNASKDAYGRLRVGAAVGASTSELERVRLLVEAGVDVIAVDTAHGHSKAVLDAIARIKQQYPELQIIGGNVSTGEGARALIEHGADAVKVGQGPGSICTTRVVSGAGMAQVTAVMECVKAAEEAGVPIIADGGIKYSGDVAKALAAGAHTVMLGGLLAGTDESPGEMILYQGRSFKSYRGMGSIGAMQQGSSDRYFQSNQPARKLVAEGIEGMVPYKGALADTIYQLVGGLRSGMGYVGAHNVDELRKNARFSRISPAGLAESHPHDVTITNEAPNYERRG from the coding sequence ATGCCAATCGATTGGAGTGCTAAGTTCGCGTTTGAAGGGCTGACCTATGATGATGTGCTGTTGATTCCAGCCTACTCGGATGTCTTGCCTTCGCAAATCGACGTTAGCACGTGGCTAACCCGCGAGATTCGTTTGAACATTCCAGTTGTCTCATCTGCGATGGATACGGTGACTGAAGATCGCATGGCAATTGCGCTGGCTCGCGAAGGTGGCCTTGGCATTATTCACAAAAATATGGCTCCTGCCCAACAAGCAGAATTGGTGCGGCGGGTCAAACGCTCAGAAAGTGGCATGATCACCGATCCCATTACCTTGCGCCCCGAACAAACCATCGGCGAGGCTTGGGAACTAATGAGCGATTACCATATTTCAGGGGTGCCGATTACCAGCGCTGCTGGCGAACTCGTCGGGATACTTACCAACCGCGATTTGCGCTTTGAGACCGACCCCAGCCGCAAAATCAGCGAATTGATGACCAGTGAAGAATTGGTAACCGTGCCAGTTGGCACAACCCTCGAACAAGCCAAACAAGCCTTGCATCAACACCGGATCGAAAAAGTTTTGGTGGTTGATGAACATGGCAAGCTCAATGGGCTGATCACGGTCAAGGATATTCAAAAGCAGATCGAACATCCTAACGCATCCAAAGATGCTTATGGCCGCTTGCGAGTTGGTGCTGCCGTCGGCGCTTCGACCAGCGAACTAGAGCGGGTGCGCTTGTTGGTTGAGGCTGGGGTTGATGTAATTGCGGTCGATACTGCTCATGGTCACTCCAAAGCCGTGCTTGACGCAATTGCTCGCATCAAACAACAATACCCTGAGCTGCAAATCATTGGCGGGAATGTAAGCACTGGCGAAGGTGCTCGTGCCCTGATCGAACACGGCGCTGATGCAGTTAAGGTCGGACAAGGACCGGGATCGATTTGTACCACTCGGGTGGTATCAGGTGCGGGGATGGCTCAAGTTACGGCGGTGATGGAGTGTGTTAAAGCCGCTGAAGAAGCCGGCGTGCCAATCATTGCTGACGGTGGGATCAAGTATAGTGGTGATGTGGCCAAAGCGCTTGCTGCCGGCGCACACACGGTTATGCTGGGTGGTTTATTGGCTGGTACTGATGAATCGCCAGGCGAGATGATTCTCTACCAAGGCCGCTCGTTCAAATCGTATCGTGGCATGGGTTCGATTGGTGCGATGCAGCAAGGCAGCAGCGACCGCTATTTCCAAAGCAATCAGCCTGCTCGCAAGTTGGTGGCCGAAGGCATTGAAGGGATGGTTCCCTACAAGGGCGCACTTGCCGATACCATTTATCAATTGGTCGGTGGTTTGCGCTCAGGTATGGGCTATGTTGGGGCGCATAATGTCGATGAATTGCGCAAGAATGCCCGCTTCTCGCGGATTTCGCCAGCTGGTTTGGCCGAAAGCCATCCCCACGATGTAACAATCACCAACGAAGCGCCCAACTACGAGCGGCGCGGCTAG
- a CDS encoding succinate dehydrogenase/fumarate reductase iron-sulfur subunit — translation MKLKLHIWRQDNAKTAGKMVSYDANHVSPDMSFLEMLDVLNQELITKGDDPVAFDHDCREGICGACSMVINGIPHGPQRATTTCQLHMRSFKDGDEVYIEPWRAEPFPVIKDLAVDRAALDRIIAAGGFISVGTGSPPDGNAIPISKEISDLAMDAAACIGCGACVAACPNGSAMLFTAAKVSHLNLLPQGEPEKDQRVINMVAQMDAEGFGNCTNYAECQAACPKEISIQFIAKMNRDLIRAKLREGNNAGSGKTGGA, via the coding sequence ATGAAATTAAAATTGCACATTTGGCGACAAGATAACGCCAAAACAGCGGGCAAAATGGTCAGCTACGATGCCAACCACGTTAGCCCTGATATGTCATTTCTCGAAATGCTCGATGTGCTCAACCAAGAGTTGATCACCAAGGGCGACGATCCTGTAGCCTTCGACCACGACTGCCGCGAAGGCATTTGCGGTGCATGTTCGATGGTGATCAACGGGATTCCCCACGGGCCACAGCGGGCAACCACCACCTGCCAATTGCACATGCGCTCATTCAAAGATGGCGACGAAGTGTATATTGAGCCATGGCGTGCCGAGCCATTCCCTGTGATCAAAGACTTGGCCGTTGATCGCGCAGCCCTCGACCGAATTATCGCCGCTGGTGGCTTTATTTCGGTTGGCACTGGCTCGCCGCCAGATGGCAACGCGATTCCAATTTCCAAAGAAATTTCTGATTTGGCGATGGATGCGGCGGCCTGTATTGGCTGTGGCGCGTGTGTCGCTGCATGTCCCAACGGCTCGGCGATGTTGTTCACCGCTGCCAAGGTCTCGCACCTGAACTTGCTACCCCAAGGCGAGCCAGAAAAAGACCAACGGGTAATCAATATGGTTGCCCAAATGGATGCTGAAGGATTTGGCAATTGTACCAATTATGCCGAGTGCCAAGCCGCTTGTCCCAAGGAAATTAGCATTCAGTTTATCGCTAAGATGAACCGCGACCTCATTCGGGCCAAGCTGCGCGAAGGCAACAACGCTGGCTCTGGCAAAACTGGCGGGGCGTAA
- a CDS encoding enoyl-CoA hydratase/isomerase family protein, which produces MSFENILFEINEQIAVITVNRPKALNALNSATIRELGQAVEQLAHNTQVRALIITGAGEKAFVAGADISEVNSIESSLQGSQMSEALHDVLWKLGELPQVTIAAINGFALGGGFELALGCDIRIASEQAQVGLPEVGLGLVPGWGGALRVQRLAGTGVAKYLVLTGERIPASEAQRLGLIEKIVPAAELLDQAHKLAAKVAKNAPLATALAKRLINRGAEMSLRDAIAYENGLFGQLCVTEDVKEGTSAFLEKRAAKWQGK; this is translated from the coding sequence ATGTCATTTGAAAATATTCTGTTTGAAATTAACGAGCAAATTGCGGTTATTACGGTTAATCGACCTAAGGCCTTGAATGCCTTGAATAGCGCAACCATTCGCGAATTAGGCCAAGCTGTCGAGCAATTAGCCCACAATACCCAAGTGCGAGCATTGATCATCACTGGGGCTGGCGAAAAAGCTTTTGTTGCTGGCGCAGATATTAGCGAGGTCAATAGCATTGAAAGCTCGCTGCAAGGTAGCCAAATGTCGGAAGCCTTGCACGATGTGCTCTGGAAACTGGGCGAATTGCCACAAGTCACGATCGCAGCAATCAATGGTTTTGCGCTTGGTGGCGGCTTTGAGCTAGCCTTGGGCTGCGATATTCGCATCGCTAGCGAGCAAGCCCAGGTTGGCTTGCCTGAAGTTGGTTTAGGGCTTGTGCCTGGTTGGGGTGGAGCCTTGCGCGTCCAACGTTTAGCTGGCACTGGCGTGGCAAAATATTTAGTCCTCACTGGCGAGCGGATTCCAGCCAGCGAAGCTCAACGGCTTGGCTTAATTGAAAAAATCGTGCCTGCTGCCGAATTGCTTGATCAAGCGCATAAATTGGCGGCCAAAGTTGCCAAAAATGCCCCATTAGCGACGGCTCTCGCCAAACGTTTAATCAATCGTGGCGCTGAAATGAGCTTGCGCGATGCTATCGCCTACGAAAATGGCCTCTTTGGCCAACTTTGCGTTACCGAAGATGTCAAGGAAGGGACGAGCGCCTTTTTAGAAAAACGCGCTGCAAAGTGGCAAGGCAAATAA
- a CDS encoding DinB family protein, whose protein sequence is MQNATVAEMIAALDADRVANQTKFGALDPNAVVYADGPWTVTNIICHLTIWEEEFLKGLQAHQAGQGYLTEMPDLEGEAALNAFNGRTVAERNQLNYEQALDQWTNVRQQIKDTLASFTPEQVAAPMVAPWGGEAASPVAQTGGCIWHEGHHLKETLAAVGNDSAQVG, encoded by the coding sequence ATGCAAAACGCTACTGTTGCCGAAATGATCGCCGCTTTGGATGCTGATCGGGTTGCCAACCAAACCAAATTTGGAGCACTCGACCCCAATGCCGTGGTTTATGCTGATGGCCCTTGGACGGTCACCAACATTATTTGCCATCTTACAATTTGGGAAGAAGAGTTTTTGAAGGGTTTGCAGGCACATCAAGCCGGCCAAGGCTACCTGACCGAAATGCCCGATTTGGAAGGCGAAGCGGCGCTCAATGCTTTCAATGGTCGCACCGTCGCAGAACGCAACCAGCTTAACTATGAACAAGCACTCGATCAATGGACGAACGTGCGCCAGCAAATCAAAGATACCCTTGCCAGTTTTACCCCTGAACAAGTAGCAGCCCCAATGGTTGCGCCTTGGGGTGGCGAGGCAGCTTCACCAGTTGCCCAAACTGGCGGCTGTATCTGGCACGAAGGCCATCATTTAAAAGAAACTTTAGCCGCTGTTGGCAACGATAGCGCTCAAGTTGGTTAA
- a CDS encoding iron ABC transporter permease has product MAVTIAQPASQPKPKRRAAAALAIGLLVAFGLLLVIMTLSINFGAADVAPSTVWASLFDYDPSSTQHLIIRTLRMPRVLVAAIVGAILALAGAIMQGLTRNPLADAGLLGIESGAALGVVLAITFFDIKTLNLYSIFAFAGAAVTAVLVYSLGSLGRGGPTPLKLTLAGAMITAFCSSFTSAILILDQQTLDEVRLWLAGTVAGRDLGLIGQSLPYVVVGMVLAISLGRSLTAMSLGEDVARGLGQRTGWVKTIAAIAVILLAGSAVALAGPIGFLGLLVPHIMRFIVGLDYRWLLPYCAIGGALLLVVADIIGRVIVRPMEVPVGVVTALLGGPMFIYLVRWRVQR; this is encoded by the coding sequence GTGGCGGTTACCATTGCCCAACCAGCATCACAGCCCAAACCAAAACGTCGCGCCGCTGCGGCTTTAGCAATTGGCCTGCTTGTAGCATTTGGCCTCTTGCTGGTGATTATGACCCTCAGTATTAATTTTGGAGCAGCCGATGTTGCTCCTAGCACCGTTTGGGCCTCGTTATTTGATTATGACCCCAGCTCAACCCAACACCTGATTATTCGCACCTTGCGTATGCCCCGCGTTTTGGTGGCGGCGATTGTCGGGGCAATTTTGGCCTTGGCCGGAGCGATTATGCAGGGCTTGACCCGCAACCCACTGGCCGATGCAGGCTTGTTGGGCATCGAAAGCGGCGCAGCCTTGGGTGTAGTTTTGGCGATCACCTTCTTCGATATCAAAACTCTCAATTTGTATTCGATTTTTGCCTTTGCTGGCGCAGCCGTGACGGCGGTGCTGGTCTATAGCCTTGGCTCTTTGGGGCGCGGCGGGCCAACTCCACTCAAATTGACTTTAGCTGGCGCGATGATCACGGCCTTCTGTTCCTCGTTTACCAGTGCCATCCTGATTCTCGACCAACAAACGCTTGATGAAGTGCGGCTTTGGTTGGCTGGCACGGTGGCGGGGCGCGATTTGGGCTTAATCGGCCAAAGCTTGCCTTATGTTGTAGTTGGCATGGTACTGGCGATCAGCCTTGGCCGTTCACTAACGGCGATGTCTTTGGGTGAGGATGTGGCACGCGGCTTAGGCCAACGCACTGGCTGGGTCAAAACTATCGCAGCAATTGCCGTGATTTTGTTGGCTGGCAGTGCGGTGGCGTTGGCTGGGCCGATTGGCTTTTTGGGCTTGTTGGTTCCACACATTATGCGCTTTATCGTCGGCCTCGATTATCGCTGGCTCTTGCCCTATTGTGCGATTGGCGGCGCCTTGCTGCTCGTGGTGGCCGACATCATTGGGCGGGTGATTGTGCGCCCGATGGAAGTTCCGGTTGGCGTGGTAACAGCGTTGCTCGGCGGCCCAATGTTTATTTACCTTGTACGCTGGCGGGTGCAACGATGA
- a CDS encoding sigma-70 family RNA polymerase sigma factor, with the protein MFESLSDQEIIERAKAYDHAVLQFLYESYSPALFRYIYYRIGDRETAEDIRADVFIKMLEGLASFNYQGWSIASWLYRIAHDRVVDHLRRQGRRKQETLVESVVDPADGPDQQSLESLDHAELYAALQQLTDEQAEVIILRFLQDRSIRDVAQITGRSEGAIKALQHRALNALGRLLRPVGD; encoded by the coding sequence TTGTTCGAGTCTCTCAGCGATCAAGAAATTATCGAACGCGCCAAAGCATATGATCATGCAGTGCTGCAATTTCTTTACGAATCATATTCGCCCGCGTTGTTTCGTTATATTTACTATCGCATCGGCGACCGCGAGACAGCCGAAGATATTCGCGCCGATGTGTTTATCAAGATGCTCGAAGGCTTAGCTTCATTCAATTATCAAGGGTGGAGCATCGCCTCATGGCTGTATCGGATTGCCCATGATCGGGTGGTTGATCATTTACGTCGTCAAGGGCGGCGCAAACAAGAAACCCTTGTGGAAAGTGTCGTTGATCCTGCCGACGGGCCAGATCAACAATCGTTAGAATCGTTGGATCATGCTGAACTCTATGCGGCATTGCAGCAACTCACCGATGAGCAAGCTGAAGTGATCATACTGCGATTTCTGCAAGATCGGAGTATACGTGATGTTGCGCAAATCACTGGTCGTAGCGAAGGTGCTATCAAAGCATTACAGCATCGGGCACTTAACGCGCTGGGTCGATTACTTCGACCAGTGGGGGACTAA
- a CDS encoding fumarate reductase/succinate dehydrogenase flavoprotein subunit, which translates to MQLNAKIPAGPLEDKWDQHRFNVKLVNPANKRKYTVLVVGSGLAGASAAASLAELGYNVKCFCFQDSPRRAHSIAAQGGINAAKNYQNDGDSVRRLFYDTIKGGDYRAREGNVYRLAQVSVNIIDQCVAQGVPFAREYGGVMANRSFGGAQVSRTFYARGQTGQQLLIGAYSALERQIGLKKVAMYSRCEMLDIVLVDGKARGIITRDLINGKIERHAGDAVVLATGGYGNVFYLSTNAKGCNVTASYRAYKRGAAFANPCFTQIHPTCIPVAGDHQSKLTLMSESLRNDGRIWVPKKAGDNRAAKDIPESERDYYLERKYPSFGNLSPRDISSRAAKEVCDEGRGVGPGGLGVYLDFSDSIKRLGKNMIAERYGNLFEMYERITGENPYEVPMRIYPAVHYTMGGLWVDYNLMSNVEGLHVLGEANFSDHGANRLGASALMQGLADGYFILPYTIGDYIASAKLAPVSTDHPAFAETEREVTTRLKQLLQINGKRSVDDFHRELGKVMWDYCGMARNDAGLRTALERIPQIREEFWRDLRVPGSGEYFNQELEKAGRVADFLEFAELMCHDALMRTESCGGHFRTESQTEDGEAKRDDENFTFVAAWEYKGVGTKPTMHKEVLEFENVHLSTRSYK; encoded by the coding sequence ATGCAATTGAACGCTAAAATTCCAGCAGGGCCGCTGGAAGATAAATGGGATCAGCACCGCTTCAATGTGAAGTTGGTTAACCCCGCCAATAAGCGCAAATACACCGTTTTGGTGGTTGGCTCAGGCTTGGCAGGCGCTTCTGCTGCTGCTTCATTGGCCGAGCTTGGCTATAACGTTAAGTGTTTCTGCTTCCAAGATAGCCCGCGCCGCGCTCACAGTATCGCGGCGCAAGGTGGCATCAACGCTGCCAAGAATTATCAAAACGACGGTGATAGCGTTCGCCGTTTGTTCTACGATACTATTAAAGGTGGCGATTATCGGGCGCGTGAAGGTAATGTCTATCGCTTGGCGCAAGTCAGCGTTAACATTATTGACCAATGCGTGGCCCAAGGTGTGCCATTCGCCCGCGAATATGGCGGCGTGATGGCCAACCGTTCGTTCGGTGGCGCACAAGTTTCGCGCACCTTCTATGCCCGCGGTCAAACTGGCCAACAATTGTTGATCGGTGCATATTCAGCGCTCGAACGCCAAATTGGCTTGAAAAAAGTCGCCATGTATTCACGTTGCGAAATGTTGGATATTGTCTTGGTCGATGGCAAAGCCCGTGGGATTATCACCCGCGATTTGATCAACGGCAAGATCGAACGTCACGCAGGCGATGCAGTGGTTTTGGCAACTGGTGGTTATGGCAACGTCTTCTACCTTTCAACTAATGCTAAAGGTTGTAACGTTACCGCTAGCTATCGCGCCTACAAACGTGGTGCAGCCTTCGCCAACCCCTGCTTTACCCAAATTCACCCAACCTGTATTCCGGTTGCTGGCGATCACCAATCAAAATTGACCTTGATGAGTGAATCGTTGCGTAACGACGGACGGATTTGGGTTCCCAAGAAGGCTGGCGATAATCGCGCTGCCAAGGATATTCCTGAAAGCGAACGTGATTATTATCTCGAACGCAAATATCCTTCATTCGGCAACCTCTCGCCGCGCGATATTTCTTCACGCGCTGCCAAAGAAGTGTGTGATGAAGGCCGTGGCGTAGGCCCAGGCGGCTTGGGTGTCTATCTCGACTTCAGCGATTCGATCAAGCGCTTAGGCAAAAATATGATTGCCGAACGTTATGGCAACTTGTTCGAGATGTACGAACGGATTACTGGCGAAAACCCTTACGAAGTGCCAATGCGAATTTATCCCGCCGTGCACTACACCATGGGCGGCTTGTGGGTTGATTACAACTTGATGAGCAATGTCGAAGGTTTGCACGTTTTGGGCGAAGCCAACTTCTCCGACCACGGAGCCAACCGACTTGGGGCCAGTGCCTTGATGCAAGGTTTGGCCGATGGCTACTTCATTTTGCCCTACACGATTGGCGATTACATTGCTAGCGCCAAATTAGCTCCAGTTAGCACCGATCACCCAGCTTTTGCCGAAACTGAGCGCGAAGTAACCACGCGGCTCAAGCAATTGCTCCAAATCAATGGCAAACGCAGCGTCGATGATTTCCATCGCGAGCTGGGCAAAGTGATGTGGGATTACTGTGGCATGGCGCGGAATGATGCTGGTTTACGCACCGCTTTAGAACGCATTCCCCAAATCCGCGAAGAATTCTGGCGCGATTTGCGCGTACCAGGCAGCGGCGAATACTTCAACCAAGAGTTGGAAAAAGCCGGACGTGTGGCCGACTTCCTCGAATTTGCTGAATTGATGTGCCACGATGCGCTAATGCGTACCGAATCATGTGGCGGTCACTTCCGCACCGAAAGCCAAACCGAGGATGGCGAGGCCAAACGCGACGACGAGAACTTTACCTTTGTGGCCGCTTGGGAATACAAGGGCGTTGGCACCAAACCAACCATGCACAAAGAAGTTCTCGAATTTGAAAACGTTCACCTTTCAACTCGTTCGTACAAGTAA
- a CDS encoding DUF5667 domain-containing protein gives MNDNLSHMIIDAWQNGASLETLCQQYPHHAEAIQQLINPLIQLQRVNSPTMPARASHAQADFLRLAQHYRAQTAPKPKPRRRLLTQRWVWATATILFLMSLSGNLVLSASASALPGDSLYGIKRWSESISLVFTPSAEQLTARIDLVNERQQEIASLVALNKPVPSELLDEVVNETQSIELALAPTHTNDPRRSKLSQVNQQLQTTIAIIPAENPIDDIKHHDLIETLDQSRQRVDVANTTVSPTAQAKATFGPTTVHQPALAPNTTDVPHVNNPKIPPKPHTPTQEPTEVVLPTSTSTPWPTAKPTRVPPPVIKPTATATSVPTDVPTDVPPVPTSAPTDVPPPTMQPTDLPAPTEIPVIGLPTATPSVVREPTAPVPTKDPGDVKPTDVPPTQPPPTSAPTKEPPAPSPTKEPEDTKGQPNPIHQH, from the coding sequence ATGAACGATAATTTGAGCCACATGATTATTGATGCATGGCAAAACGGGGCCAGCCTCGAAACACTCTGCCAGCAGTATCCTCACCACGCTGAGGCTATCCAACAATTAATTAATCCATTAATTCAATTACAACGGGTCAATTCACCAACTATGCCGGCGCGAGCAAGCCATGCGCAAGCTGATTTTCTGCGTTTAGCGCAACACTATCGCGCTCAAACTGCCCCAAAGCCTAAACCACGGCGGCGCTTATTAACTCAACGCTGGGTTTGGGCGACCGCAACAATCCTATTCTTGATGAGTTTAAGTGGTAATTTGGTGTTATCGGCCTCGGCTAGCGCCTTGCCAGGCGATAGTTTGTATGGTATCAAACGCTGGAGTGAATCGATCAGCCTGGTGTTTACGCCCAGTGCTGAGCAATTAACTGCACGGATCGATCTGGTCAACGAACGCCAGCAAGAGATTGCCAGCTTGGTAGCATTAAATAAACCAGTGCCATCTGAATTGCTTGATGAAGTGGTCAACGAAACCCAATCTATTGAACTGGCACTTGCGCCGACTCATACGAATGACCCACGGCGTAGCAAATTGAGCCAAGTCAATCAGCAACTGCAAACAACCATTGCAATTATTCCCGCAGAAAATCCAATCGACGATATCAAACATCATGATCTGATTGAGACGCTTGATCAAAGTCGCCAACGGGTTGATGTAGCAAATACAACCGTTAGCCCAACCGCCCAAGCTAAAGCTACATTTGGCCCAACTACAGTTCATCAGCCAGCTTTGGCTCCTAATACAACCGATGTGCCACACGTTAACAACCCCAAAATACCACCCAAGCCGCATACTCCTACGCAGGAACCAACTGAGGTTGTTTTACCAACCTCAACCAGCACTCCATGGCCAACTGCCAAACCGACACGGGTTCCCCCACCGGTGATCAAACCAACTGCCACCGCCACGTCAGTCCCAACTGATGTGCCGACCGATGTGCCGCCGGTGCCTACATCAGCACCAACTGATGTACCGCCACCAACCATGCAGCCAACCGATCTGCCAGCGCCAACCGAAATCCCGGTTATTGGGCTACCAACCGCCACGCCAAGCGTCGTGCGCGAACCAACCGCACCTGTGCCAACGAAAGATCCAGGGGATGTCAAACCAACTGACGTGCCCCCAACCCAGCCACCGCCAACCTCGGCACCAACGAAGGAGCCACCAGCACCATCGCCAACCAAGGAACCAGAAGATACAAAAGGGCAACCAAACCCAATTCATCAACACTAG
- a CDS encoding succinate dehydrogenase cytochrome b subunit: MTGVLSFYRTSIGKKVVMAVTGLIGVGFVIGHMLGNLQIYLGAEALNKYAAFLKSTGELLVVVRVVLLTAVILHIIAAVQLTIENRKSRPQRYVKKQHVESTFASRTMRYGGIILLLFIVYHILHFTIGKAPGGPQPFDVHNVYNNVVYGFQNIWVSLFYIVAMLSLGLHMAHGVWSLFQTLGLNNRRFNRLLRNAALGIGTLLFLGNISIPIAVLVGFLKPI; this comes from the coding sequence ATGACTGGGGTACTTTCTTTCTACCGAACATCCATCGGAAAGAAGGTCGTGATGGCCGTGACGGGCCTGATTGGCGTGGGCTTCGTCATTGGGCATATGCTTGGCAATCTTCAAATTTATTTGGGAGCCGAAGCATTAAACAAGTATGCGGCATTTCTGAAGAGCACTGGCGAGTTGCTGGTGGTTGTGCGGGTTGTACTGCTTACCGCAGTCATTTTGCACATCATCGCTGCCGTGCAATTGACGATTGAAAACCGCAAATCACGACCTCAACGCTACGTCAAAAAACAGCATGTCGAATCGACCTTCGCCAGCCGTACCATGCGCTATGGCGGGATCATTCTGCTGTTGTTTATCGTCTACCACATTTTGCACTTTACAATTGGTAAAGCGCCTGGTGGGCCACAGCCGTTTGATGTCCACAATGTTTACAATAACGTGGTCTATGGCTTCCAAAACATTTGGGTTTCGCTGTTTTATATTGTGGCGATGCTCTCACTTGGCTTGCACATGGCTCACGGGGTTTGGAGCTTGTTCCAAACCTTGGGCTTAAACAACCGCCGGTTCAATCGGTTGCTGCGTAATGCTGCGCTCGGCATTGGCACCTTGTTGTTTTTGGGAAATATTTCGATTCCAATTGCGGTCTTAGTTGGTTTCCTAAAGCCAATCTAG
- a CDS encoding 3-hydroxybutyryl-CoA dehydrogenase, which produces MAITKVGVLGCGLMGAGIAQVAAQAGFMTVVREVNQAVLDKGLDRINAIWEKDVSKGKLSAADRDASLARLYGTTSFEDLADCDLIIEAIVEQLPAKREVFTALDELCPPSTIFVSNTSSLTIMEMAAVTKRPDRFAGLHFFNPVPVMKLVEIVRALTTSDETIASLHEFTRALGKTPINTSDTTGFIVNRLLVPFLLDAVRLLESGVATREDIDEGMKLGCGHPMGPLTLLDFVGIDTVYSIANIMFDEFREPRFAPPPLLRRMVLAGHFGRKSGQGFYKYEG; this is translated from the coding sequence ATGGCGATCACGAAAGTCGGGGTACTTGGCTGTGGCTTGATGGGCGCGGGCATTGCCCAAGTTGCCGCCCAAGCAGGGTTCATGACGGTTGTGCGAGAAGTTAATCAAGCCGTGCTGGATAAAGGCTTGGATCGCATCAACGCCATTTGGGAAAAGGATGTTAGTAAAGGCAAACTCAGTGCCGCCGACCGCGATGCAAGCTTGGCCCGCTTGTATGGCACCACCAGCTTCGAGGATTTGGCAGATTGCGATTTGATTATTGAGGCGATTGTTGAGCAATTGCCAGCCAAACGCGAAGTTTTTACCGCGCTCGATGAATTGTGTCCCCCCAGCACAATTTTTGTTTCCAACACCTCATCGCTAACGATTATGGAAATGGCCGCAGTGACCAAACGCCCCGATCGTTTTGCTGGATTGCACTTCTTCAATCCGGTTCCGGTCATGAAGTTGGTCGAAATTGTTCGTGCTCTGACAACTTCTGATGAAACGATTGCCAGCTTGCACGAATTTACCCGTGCTCTAGGCAAAACCCCAATTAACACCAGTGATACCACCGGATTTATTGTCAATCGCCTGCTTGTGCCATTTTTGCTTGATGCAGTGCGCTTGCTTGAAAGCGGCGTTGCCACGCGAGAAGACATCGACGAAGGCATGAAGCTTGGCTGTGGGCATCCGATGGGGCCATTAACCTTGCTCGATTTTGTGGGCATTGATACGGTCTACTCGATCGCCAATATTATGTTTGATGAATTCCGTGAGCCACGCTTCGCCCCGCCGCCATTGCTCCGCCGCATGGTGCTCGCCGGCCATTTCGGGCGCAAATCGGGCCAAGGCTTTTATAAGTATGAGGGATGA